Proteins from one Acidobacteriota bacterium genomic window:
- a CDS encoding BlaI/MecI/CopY family transcriptional regulator yields MSRQPTPLSPLENQVMQVIWERGPSTAQEVRAALRPQHPLKESTVRTLLRRMEEKGFLGHSMRGRAYLYRPLVQRPKAAARAVRQIVERLCGGSVEALLVGMVEDEMVDPEELQQLVDKLSRAEGEE; encoded by the coding sequence ATGAGCAGACAACCCACACCACTCAGTCCGCTGGAGAACCAGGTCATGCAAGTGATCTGGGAACGGGGGCCGTCGACCGCGCAGGAGGTACGGGCGGCTCTTCGACCTCAGCATCCCCTCAAGGAATCCACGGTCCGCACTCTCTTGCGGCGCATGGAGGAGAAAGGCTTTCTGGGCCACTCGATGCGCGGACGCGCTTATCTTTACCGTCCTCTGGTGCAGCGGCCCAAGGCGGCTGCCCGGGCCGTGCGCCAGATCGTGGAGCGGCTCTGCGGGGGCTCGGTAGAGGCCCTGCTTGTAGGCATGGTGGAAGACGAGATGGTCGATCCTGAGGAGCTTCAGCAGTTGGTCGACAAGCTGAGCCGGGCTGAAGGAGAAGAGTGA